One window of Magallana gigas chromosome 2, xbMagGiga1.1, whole genome shotgun sequence genomic DNA carries:
- the LOC105335675 gene encoding adenylate cyclase type 9 isoform X1, protein MASNGNTKGGDNLYLSTMDTIDPKTVCVDLEMEENELNESDKQACGKWPILFERASGSWWNPKFDSPILEREQWEKSFPQTCRRFRAILCIILGSCLAWSVFFGIRQDAYWLEFLIASLLLLFLIALILVFTFTNFYRRFYLLTSIVLSVLLCGGINVAQFLYSNSLVSTVGTFTASIEILFMMYTVIPMPLFLSIGLGVTHSIIYEVLVAVRNDYMQQPIFIIGKTFLHLCVHVMGIHIFLMSQVGQRSTFWKIGQSVLAQRELKNEKRLKEKMIHSLMPPSVAQEVMASRQDKEQNPDEESRSKKRNSKSKNVKGEIIFRPFNMNTMDNVSILFADIVGFTKMSSNKTAAHLVGLLNDLFGRFDTLCTNSGCEKISTLGDCYYCVSGCPQPKEDHATCCINMGLGMITAIKEFDKENNESVNMRVGVHTGTVLCGIVGRQRFKFDVWSNDVTLANTMESSGLPGKVHISEASLSFLNKEDYDVEEGPDVQDNRTYKVLIEEYDTSKSTYAVRHTEEQKVIKTYFINGYKNQMADEDSKENDPSSSNQQEEDHGSTEHAEGNPEDVDKTTKKHRLSNHYESKASDANGITQNLLGRKRSASDVSLEQDNGNIETFVRIDPSLHFGNGSAVSTVDTILTNEMKENSATKYKKEEDTRDSEHGKYMNDKQIINLINEDRTNQEFFYRPPINILTLAFTNAEMETDYRDHYLEDTKNQNTVSSPRYQALLEIIISFVVFCITSVCCFLIFERQLPWILVFIISLILEVLCMIQAFTDVKYRERKVDSCPSCSHLMSGWYFRNLMGAMVTSIPVVAVYSNLSCEIAMNKLSQDYFFCYCIVMALLHYCNFTMISSWIKSIVASLAGVVILVLLYVQLCMFETAPENNPLTNGSFGYSNTTDITITKFVTVMDTGATVLPPLFSGDHPLKFEIILDIVLLLVLIFFLNREFEISYRLSYHGDKQASANKQQMQLNKEQADWLLHNIIPKHVSEQLKGENCQYSKNHKDVGVIFAAIVNFNEFYDESYEGGREYLRVLNELVSDYEDLLNQHRFKDVEKIKTITSTFMAASGLNTQSRMANKHPSAHLFALMEFSIEMQEVVKRFNESLFNFDFILNIGYNHGEVTAGVIGTTKLLYDIWGDTVNISSRMYSTGVKDRIQVPEASLQLLEEMFEFEYRGTIQVKGKGDMKTYLLKGKKEGAYWE, encoded by the exons ATGGCAAGTAACGGGAATACAAAGGGAGGAGACAATCTCTACCTTTCTACAATGGACACCATTGACCCTAAAACTGTGTGTGTTGACTTGGAGATGGAGGAAAATGAACTGAATGAATCGGACAAACAGGCCTGTGGCAAGTGGCCCATTCTGTTTGAAAGAGCTTCAGGTAGCTGGTGGAATCCCAAATTTGACTCGCCCATTTTAGAACGAGAACAGTGGGAGAAGTCATTTCCCCAGACTTGTCGGAGATTTCGTGCAATTCTCTGCATCATTCTCGGGTCTTGTCTAGCCTGGAGTGTTTTCTTTGGAATCAGACAGGATGCATATTGGTTAGAGTTTTTAATAGCTAGTCTCCTCCTCCTGTTTTTAATAGCATTAATTCTAGTTTTTACATTTACCAATTTCTACAGGAGATTCTACCTTCTGACCTCCATAGTGCTGTCAGTCCTATTGTGTGGGGGGATAAATGTAGCCCAGTTTTTGTACAGTAACTCCCTTGTGTCCACTGTCGGGACTTTCACAGCCTCCATTGAAATACTATTCATGATGTATACTGTGATACCAATGCCCTTGTTTTTGTCCATTGGACTTGGAGTCACACATTCCATTATCTATGAGGTATTAGTTGCAGTGAGAAATGATTATATGCAGCAACCAATATTCATAATTGGGAAAACATTTTTGCATTTGTGTGTCCATGTTATGGGTATTCATATCTTCTTAATGTCTCAAGTCGGTCAGAGAAGTACATTCTGGAAAATCGGCCAGTCTGTCTTGGCTCAGAGGGAGTTGAAAAATGAGAAGAGATTAAAGGAGAAGATGATCCACTCTCTCATGCCTCCGTCTGTTGCCCAAGAAGTGATGGCCTCAAGACAGGACAAGGAACAAAACCCAGATGAAGAATCCAGATCCAAGAAACGCAATTCAAAGTCCAAAAATGTCAAGGGAGAAATCATATTTCGCCCTTTCAACATGAACACTATGGACAATGTCAGTATACTGTTTGCAGACATTGTCGGCTTTACCAAAATGAGCTCCAACAAAACTGCAGCACATTTAGTGGGGTTGTTGAATGACTTGTTTGGAAGGTTCGATACTCTGTGCACAAACTCGGGATGTGAAAAGATCAGCACCCTAGGGGACTGTTACTACTGTGTGTCGGGCTGTCCCCAGCCAAAAGAGGACCATGCCACATGTTGTATAAACATGGGACTCGGAATGATCACCGCCATCAAGGAGTTTGACAAGGAGAACAATGAGTCGGTGAACATGAGGGTGGGGGTTCACACAGGAACCGTGCTCTGCGGAATTGTCGGAAGACAGAGGTTCAAGTTTGATGTGTGGTCCAATGATGTCACACTGGCCAATACGATGGAGTCCAGTGGTCTTCCTGGGAAAGTCCATATCTCCGAAGCATCCCTGAGTTTTCTTAACAAAGAAGATTATGATGTAGAAGAAGGGCCTGATGTACAAG ATAATAGGACGTATAAGGTTCTGATAGAGGAATATGATACGAGCAAATCAACCTATGCCGTCAGACATACAGAGGAGCAGAAAG TCATCAAGACCTACTTCATCAATGGCTACAAGAACCAGATGGCGGATGAGGACAGTAAAGAAAATGATCCATCATCTAGCAACCAGCAGGAAGAGGATCATGGGAGTACGGAGCATGCCGAGGGAAATCCAGAGGATGTAGACAAG acaACAAAGAAACACAGACTTTCCAACCATTATGAGTCCAAG GCTTCTGATGCAAATGGTATCACTCAAAACCTTTTAGGCAGGAAAAGAAGCGCTAGTGATGTGTCTTTGGAACAGGATAATG GGAATATTGAAACTTTTGTGAGAATTGATCCAAGTTTACATTTCGGTAATGGTTCTGCTGTTAGCACCGTGGATACAATACTGACCAATGAAATGAAAGAGAACAGCGCCACTAAATACAAAAAAG AAGAGGACACCAGAGACAGTGAACATGGTAAATACATGAACGACAAACAGATTATAAACCTGATCAATGAAGACAGAACAAACCAGGAGTTCTTCTACCGGCCGCCAATCAACATCCTGACCCTCGCCTTCACCAACGCGGAGATGGAGACAGACTACCGTGACCACTACCTGGAGGATACCAAAAACCAGAACACCGTGTCCTCCCCCCGCTACCAGGCCCTGCTGGAGATCATCATCTCCTTCGTTGTCTTCTGCATCACGTCTGTCTGCTGCTTCCTGATCTTCGAGAGACAGTTGCCATGGATTCTGGTCTTTATTATCTCGCTAATTTTGGAGGTTCTCTGTATGATTCAGGCCTTCACTGATGTTAAATACAGAGAGAGGAAGGTGGACTCCTGCCCCAGCTGTTCGCATTTGATGTCGGGATGGTACTTTAGGAACCTGATGGGTGCCATGGTGACCAGTATTCCAGTGGTAGCCGTATACTCTAACCTGTCGTGTGAGATCGCTATGAACAAGCTTTCCCAGGACTATTTCTTCTGTTACTGCATTGTGATGGCTCTATTGCACTACTGTAACTTTACCATGATCAGTTCCTGGATCAAATCAATTGTGGCCTCATTAGCAGGGGTTGTTATCCTGGTTTTGTTGTACGTCCAGTTGTGTATGTTTGAAACTGCACCTGAAAACAATCCTTTAACCAATGGAAGTTTCGGCTATTCCAACACCACTGATATTACCATCACCAAGTTTGTAACTGTCATGGATACAGGTGCTACCGTTTTACCACCACTATTTTCTGGTGACCACCCCTTGAAATTTGAGATCATTTTGGACATTGTCCTGTTACTGGTACTAATTTTCTTCCTGAACAGAGAATTTGAAATCAGCTATAGGTTGTCTTACCATGGAGACAAGCAGGCTTCAGCCAATAAACAGCAGATGCAACTGAACAAGGAGCAAGCTGATTGGCTGCTGCACAACATTATTCCAAAGCATGTCTCTGAACAATTAAAAGGAGAGAATTGTCAGTACTCCAAGAACCATAAAGATGTTGGAGTGATTTTTGCTGcgattgtgaattttaatgAGTTTTATGATGAGTCTTATGAAGGAGGGAGGGAGTATTTGAGAGTGCTAAATGAACTTGTGAGTGACTATGAAGATTTGCTCAATCAACATAGATTCAAGGatgtagaaaaaataaagacTATCACCAGTACCTTCATGGCCGCCTCTGGTCTCAACACACAATCCAGGATGGCCAACAAGCATCCGTCTGCCCATCTCTTTGCATTGATGGAGTTCTCCATAGAGATGCAGGAAGTTGTGAAGAGATTCAATGAGAGCTTGTTTAATTTTGACTTCATACTTAACATAGGGTACAATCATGGTGAAGTGACAGCCGGCGTTATAGGAACCACCAAACTGTTGTACGACATTTGGGGCGACACGGTCAACATTTCTAGTCGTATGTACTCCACAGGGGTCAAGGACAGGATCCAGGTTCCCGAGGCATCCCTCCAACTCCTGGAAGAAATGTTCGAATTTGAGTACAGAGGAACTATTCAGGTGAAGGGAAAAGGTGACATGAAGACATACCTTCTGAAGGGCAAGAAAGAAGGGGCCTATTGGGAGTAA
- the LOC105335675 gene encoding adenylate cyclase type 9 isoform X2 — MASNGNTKGGDNLYLSTMDTIDPKTVCVDLEMEENELNESDKQACGKWPILFERASGSWWNPKFDSPILEREQWEKSFPQTCRRFRAILCIILGSCLAWSVFFGIRQDAYWLEFLIASLLLLFLIALILVFTFTNFYRRFYLLTSIVLSVLLCGGINVAQFLYSNSLVSTVGTFTASIEILFMMYTVIPMPLFLSIGLGVTHSIIYEVLVAVRNDYMQQPIFIIGKTFLHLCVHVMGIHIFLMSQVGQRSTFWKIGQSVLAQRELKNEKRLKEKMIHSLMPPSVAQEVMASRQDKEQNPDEESRSKKRNSKSKNVKGEIIFRPFNMNTMDNVSILFADIVGFTKMSSNKTAAHLVGLLNDLFGRFDTLCTNSGCEKISTLGDCYYCVSGCPQPKEDHATCCINMGLGMITAIKEFDKENNESVNMRVGVHTGTVLCGIVGRQRFKFDVWSNDVTLANTMESSGLPGKVHISEASLSFLNKEDYDVEEGPDVQDNRTYKVLIEEYDTSKSTYAVRHTEEQKVIKTYFINGYKNQMADEDSKENDPSSSNQQEEDHGSTEHAEGNPEDVDKTTKKHRLSNHYESKASDANGITQNLLGRKRSASDVSLEQDNEEDTRDSEHGKYMNDKQIINLINEDRTNQEFFYRPPINILTLAFTNAEMETDYRDHYLEDTKNQNTVSSPRYQALLEIIISFVVFCITSVCCFLIFERQLPWILVFIISLILEVLCMIQAFTDVKYRERKVDSCPSCSHLMSGWYFRNLMGAMVTSIPVVAVYSNLSCEIAMNKLSQDYFFCYCIVMALLHYCNFTMISSWIKSIVASLAGVVILVLLYVQLCMFETAPENNPLTNGSFGYSNTTDITITKFVTVMDTGATVLPPLFSGDHPLKFEIILDIVLLLVLIFFLNREFEISYRLSYHGDKQASANKQQMQLNKEQADWLLHNIIPKHVSEQLKGENCQYSKNHKDVGVIFAAIVNFNEFYDESYEGGREYLRVLNELVSDYEDLLNQHRFKDVEKIKTITSTFMAASGLNTQSRMANKHPSAHLFALMEFSIEMQEVVKRFNESLFNFDFILNIGYNHGEVTAGVIGTTKLLYDIWGDTVNISSRMYSTGVKDRIQVPEASLQLLEEMFEFEYRGTIQVKGKGDMKTYLLKGKKEGAYWE, encoded by the exons ATGGCAAGTAACGGGAATACAAAGGGAGGAGACAATCTCTACCTTTCTACAATGGACACCATTGACCCTAAAACTGTGTGTGTTGACTTGGAGATGGAGGAAAATGAACTGAATGAATCGGACAAACAGGCCTGTGGCAAGTGGCCCATTCTGTTTGAAAGAGCTTCAGGTAGCTGGTGGAATCCCAAATTTGACTCGCCCATTTTAGAACGAGAACAGTGGGAGAAGTCATTTCCCCAGACTTGTCGGAGATTTCGTGCAATTCTCTGCATCATTCTCGGGTCTTGTCTAGCCTGGAGTGTTTTCTTTGGAATCAGACAGGATGCATATTGGTTAGAGTTTTTAATAGCTAGTCTCCTCCTCCTGTTTTTAATAGCATTAATTCTAGTTTTTACATTTACCAATTTCTACAGGAGATTCTACCTTCTGACCTCCATAGTGCTGTCAGTCCTATTGTGTGGGGGGATAAATGTAGCCCAGTTTTTGTACAGTAACTCCCTTGTGTCCACTGTCGGGACTTTCACAGCCTCCATTGAAATACTATTCATGATGTATACTGTGATACCAATGCCCTTGTTTTTGTCCATTGGACTTGGAGTCACACATTCCATTATCTATGAGGTATTAGTTGCAGTGAGAAATGATTATATGCAGCAACCAATATTCATAATTGGGAAAACATTTTTGCATTTGTGTGTCCATGTTATGGGTATTCATATCTTCTTAATGTCTCAAGTCGGTCAGAGAAGTACATTCTGGAAAATCGGCCAGTCTGTCTTGGCTCAGAGGGAGTTGAAAAATGAGAAGAGATTAAAGGAGAAGATGATCCACTCTCTCATGCCTCCGTCTGTTGCCCAAGAAGTGATGGCCTCAAGACAGGACAAGGAACAAAACCCAGATGAAGAATCCAGATCCAAGAAACGCAATTCAAAGTCCAAAAATGTCAAGGGAGAAATCATATTTCGCCCTTTCAACATGAACACTATGGACAATGTCAGTATACTGTTTGCAGACATTGTCGGCTTTACCAAAATGAGCTCCAACAAAACTGCAGCACATTTAGTGGGGTTGTTGAATGACTTGTTTGGAAGGTTCGATACTCTGTGCACAAACTCGGGATGTGAAAAGATCAGCACCCTAGGGGACTGTTACTACTGTGTGTCGGGCTGTCCCCAGCCAAAAGAGGACCATGCCACATGTTGTATAAACATGGGACTCGGAATGATCACCGCCATCAAGGAGTTTGACAAGGAGAACAATGAGTCGGTGAACATGAGGGTGGGGGTTCACACAGGAACCGTGCTCTGCGGAATTGTCGGAAGACAGAGGTTCAAGTTTGATGTGTGGTCCAATGATGTCACACTGGCCAATACGATGGAGTCCAGTGGTCTTCCTGGGAAAGTCCATATCTCCGAAGCATCCCTGAGTTTTCTTAACAAAGAAGATTATGATGTAGAAGAAGGGCCTGATGTACAAG ATAATAGGACGTATAAGGTTCTGATAGAGGAATATGATACGAGCAAATCAACCTATGCCGTCAGACATACAGAGGAGCAGAAAG TCATCAAGACCTACTTCATCAATGGCTACAAGAACCAGATGGCGGATGAGGACAGTAAAGAAAATGATCCATCATCTAGCAACCAGCAGGAAGAGGATCATGGGAGTACGGAGCATGCCGAGGGAAATCCAGAGGATGTAGACAAG acaACAAAGAAACACAGACTTTCCAACCATTATGAGTCCAAG GCTTCTGATGCAAATGGTATCACTCAAAACCTTTTAGGCAGGAAAAGAAGCGCTAGTGATGTGTCTTTGGAACAGGATAATG AAGAGGACACCAGAGACAGTGAACATGGTAAATACATGAACGACAAACAGATTATAAACCTGATCAATGAAGACAGAACAAACCAGGAGTTCTTCTACCGGCCGCCAATCAACATCCTGACCCTCGCCTTCACCAACGCGGAGATGGAGACAGACTACCGTGACCACTACCTGGAGGATACCAAAAACCAGAACACCGTGTCCTCCCCCCGCTACCAGGCCCTGCTGGAGATCATCATCTCCTTCGTTGTCTTCTGCATCACGTCTGTCTGCTGCTTCCTGATCTTCGAGAGACAGTTGCCATGGATTCTGGTCTTTATTATCTCGCTAATTTTGGAGGTTCTCTGTATGATTCAGGCCTTCACTGATGTTAAATACAGAGAGAGGAAGGTGGACTCCTGCCCCAGCTGTTCGCATTTGATGTCGGGATGGTACTTTAGGAACCTGATGGGTGCCATGGTGACCAGTATTCCAGTGGTAGCCGTATACTCTAACCTGTCGTGTGAGATCGCTATGAACAAGCTTTCCCAGGACTATTTCTTCTGTTACTGCATTGTGATGGCTCTATTGCACTACTGTAACTTTACCATGATCAGTTCCTGGATCAAATCAATTGTGGCCTCATTAGCAGGGGTTGTTATCCTGGTTTTGTTGTACGTCCAGTTGTGTATGTTTGAAACTGCACCTGAAAACAATCCTTTAACCAATGGAAGTTTCGGCTATTCCAACACCACTGATATTACCATCACCAAGTTTGTAACTGTCATGGATACAGGTGCTACCGTTTTACCACCACTATTTTCTGGTGACCACCCCTTGAAATTTGAGATCATTTTGGACATTGTCCTGTTACTGGTACTAATTTTCTTCCTGAACAGAGAATTTGAAATCAGCTATAGGTTGTCTTACCATGGAGACAAGCAGGCTTCAGCCAATAAACAGCAGATGCAACTGAACAAGGAGCAAGCTGATTGGCTGCTGCACAACATTATTCCAAAGCATGTCTCTGAACAATTAAAAGGAGAGAATTGTCAGTACTCCAAGAACCATAAAGATGTTGGAGTGATTTTTGCTGcgattgtgaattttaatgAGTTTTATGATGAGTCTTATGAAGGAGGGAGGGAGTATTTGAGAGTGCTAAATGAACTTGTGAGTGACTATGAAGATTTGCTCAATCAACATAGATTCAAGGatgtagaaaaaataaagacTATCACCAGTACCTTCATGGCCGCCTCTGGTCTCAACACACAATCCAGGATGGCCAACAAGCATCCGTCTGCCCATCTCTTTGCATTGATGGAGTTCTCCATAGAGATGCAGGAAGTTGTGAAGAGATTCAATGAGAGCTTGTTTAATTTTGACTTCATACTTAACATAGGGTACAATCATGGTGAAGTGACAGCCGGCGTTATAGGAACCACCAAACTGTTGTACGACATTTGGGGCGACACGGTCAACATTTCTAGTCGTATGTACTCCACAGGGGTCAAGGACAGGATCCAGGTTCCCGAGGCATCCCTCCAACTCCTGGAAGAAATGTTCGAATTTGAGTACAGAGGAACTATTCAGGTGAAGGGAAAAGGTGACATGAAGACATACCTTCTGAAGGGCAAGAAAGAAGGGGCCTATTGGGAGTAA
- the LOC105335677 gene encoding histone acetyltransferase p300, which yields MANQSESNDEDFNNLSNNYENVDTIHDEPVESSDQNGTMDNFSHSIEYQSLVSMSDINRQPQINTGELVTGPTINMGGMPGASANLTPGATGAQQPPTGDQEKSKLIQHTSGEVCSLPHCRTKVNDLNHMTTCNAGKSCQDAHCASSRQTITHWIYCTGNECPVCLPLKHAQKTDKTRQNLSNPSDFNDSYNMHDNVNTLDDELVGSSDQNGRKTNSGYSIEYPSRMPMFPITNTVVQPQMNPGGIVAGPATNIGGIPGASASLTPGATGAQQPPTADPEKRKLIQQQLVLLLHAHKCQRRQQTNGEVCSLPHCRTMKNVLNHLMTCNAGKSCRVAHCASSRQIITHWKNCTRDDCPVCLPLKHSQKTDRTGQNPSNPSWYTTPPSMDQHKSQHIAVNTNSYSKEWHQSVTQDIRHHLVVKVIKEIFPNPGPAALMDKRMNNLVAYVRRVEGDMYDTANSRAEYLYILAEKIFKIQKELEERIQQDTGTRQEQEAKTWQFGREPA from the exons ATGGCTAACCAATCTGAAAGCAATGATGAAG attttaacaatttatcaaACAATTATGAAAATGTTGATACCATACATGATGAACCTGTGGAGTCAAGTGACCAGAATGGGACGATGGACAACTTCAGCCATTCTATAGAATATCAATCCCTGGTGTCGATGTCGGATATTAATAGA cAACCCCAGATAAATACTGGTGAACTTGTGACAGGTCCAACCATAAACATGGGTGGGATGCCTGGTGCCAGTGCCAATCTTACCCCAGGAGCCACCGGGGCTCAACAGCCTCCAACAGGTGACCAAGAGAAAAGTAAACTTATCCAACACACCAGTGGAGAGGTGTGTTCTCTACCTCACTGCAGAACAAAGGTTAATGATTTAAATCACATGACAACTTGCAATGCTGGAAAGTCCTGCCAAG ATGCTCATTGTGCGTCGTCAAGACAAACAATAACACATTGGATATATTGCACCGGAAATGAATGTCCTGTGTGTTTGCCATTGAAGCATGCCCAAAAGACAGACAAGACTAGACAGAATTTATCTAATCCAAGTG ATTTTAACGATTCGTACAACATGCATGATAATGTAAATACGCTTGATGATGAACTCGTGGGGTCAAGTGACCAAAATGGGAGGAAGACCAACTCTGGCTACTCTATAGAATATCCATCCAGGATGCCGATGTTTCCGATAACAAATACAGTCGTA CAACCCCAGATGAACCCTGGTGGAATAGTGGCAGGTCCAGCTACGAACATAGGTGGGATTCCAGGAGCCAGTGCCAGTCTTACCCCAGGAGCCACTGGAGCTCAACAGCCTCCAACTGCTGACCCTGAGAAACGTAAACTTATCCAGCAACAACTAGTGCTGTTGCTGCACGCCCACAAATGTCAGAGACGTCAGCAGACCAATGGAGAGGTGTGTTCTCTACCTCACTGCAGAACAATGAAAAACGTGCTAAATCACTTGATGACTTGCAATGCTGGGAAGTCCTGTCGAG tTGCTCATTGTGCGTCATCTAGACAGATAATAACACATTGGAAGAACTGCACCAGAGATGACTGTCCTGTGTGTCTGCCATTAAAGCATTCCCAAAAGACAGACAGGACTGGGCAGAATCCATCCAATCCAAGTT GGTACACAACTCCACCTAGTATGGATCAACATAAGTCCCAGCACATAGCAGTAAACACGAACAGTTATTCTAAGGAATGGCATCAAAGTGTGACGCAGGACATAAGACACCACCTTGTTGTTAAAGT GATTAAAGAAATATTTCCTAATCCTGGCCCTGCTGCTCTTATGGATAAGAGAATGAACAACTTAGTGGCCTATGTTAGGAGAGTGGAAGGAGATATGTATGATACAGCAAATAGCCGG GCGGAGTACTTATATATACTggctgaaaagatttttaaaatccagaAAGAACTGGAGGAGCGTATTCAACAGGATACAGGAACAAGGCAGGAGCAAGAGGCAAA GACATGGCAATTTGGTAGAGAACCTGCTTAA